A DNA window from Pyrus communis chromosome 3, drPyrComm1.1, whole genome shotgun sequence contains the following coding sequences:
- the LOC137729915 gene encoding glycolate oxidase codes for MEITNVSEYEAIAKEKLPKMVYDYYASGAEDQWTLAENRNAFSRILFRPRILIDVSHIDMTTTVLGFKISMPIMIAPTAMQKMAHPEGEYATARAASAAGTIMTLSSWATSSVEEVASTGPGIRFFQLYVYKDRHVVAQLVRRAERAGFKAIALTVDTPRLGRREADIKNRFTLPPFLTLKNFEGLDLGKMDKAADSGLASYVAGQIDRSLSWKDVQWLQTITSLPILVKGVLTAEDARIAVQAGAAGIIVSNHGARQLDYVPSTIMALEEVVKGAQGRIPVFLDGGVRRGTDVFKALALGASGIFIGRPVVFSLAAEGEAGIKKVLQMLREEFELTMALSGCRSLKEITRNHIVTDWDVPRPRHHPRL; via the exons ATGGAGATAACCAACGTCAGCGAGTATGAGGCCATCGCGAAGGAGAAGTTGCCAAAGATGGTCTATGACTACTACGCATCAGGAGCAGAGGACCAGTGGACTCTTGCTGAAAACAGAAATGCTTTCTCCAGAATTCT GTTTCGACCCCGTATTCTCATTGATGTGAGCCACATAGACATGACCACCACTGTTCTGGGCTTCAAGATCTCAATGCCAATCATGATTGCCCCAACAGCCATGCAGAAAATGGCTCATCCTGAAG GTGAATATGCTACTGCAAGGGCAGCATCGGCAGCTGGAACAATCATG ACTTTGTCTTCATGGGCTACTTCAAGTGTTGAAGAGGTTGCTTCAACTGGACCTGGAATCCGTTTCTTCCAGCTCTAT GTCTACAAGGACAGGCATGTGGTTGCTCAGCTGGTCAGAAGAGCCGAAAGGGCTGGGTTCAAGGCTATTGCTCTTACAGTTGATACCCCAAGGCTCGGTCGCAGAGAAGCTGACATCAAGAACAG ATTTACTTTGCCTCCGTTTTTGACACTGAAGAACTTTGAGGGTTTGGACCTCGGAAAGATGGACAAA GCTGCTGACTCTGGACTTGCTTCATACGTTGCTGGTCAAATCGATCGTTCTCTTAGCTGGAAG GATGTGCAGTGGCTTCAGACAATCACTTCACTGCCTATCCTAGTGAAGGGTGTTCTCACTGCTGAAGAtg CAAGGATTGCAGTACAAGCCGGAGCAGCTGGGATTATTGTGTCCAACCATGGAGCTCGCCAACTTGATTACGTCCCTTCGACTATCATGGCCCTAGAAGAG GTTGTTAAAGGTGCACAAGGACGCATTCCTGTTTTCTTGGATGGTGGTGTTCGTCGTGGAACAGATGTCTTCAAAGCATTAGCATTGGGTGCCTCTGGCATATTT ATTGGGCGCCCTGTGGTGTTCTCTTTGGCTGCTGAAGGAGAGGCTGGCATTAAAAAGGTACTGCAAATGCTGCGTGAAGAGTTTGAGCTAACCATGGCATTAAGTGGATGCCGTTCACTCAAAGAGATCACCCGCAATCACATTGTGACTGACTGGGACGTTCCTCGCCCTCGCCATCACCCCAGGTTATAG